CTAACTTCAATTCTAACGATCTTGGCTGGGCTCAATGCACGTGAAATATATAGTTCTTTATTATCCGTGAAATTAATTACATCTATATTTTCATTGCGTAACTCTCTAACGATACTATGAATACGAGATCCTTTCATACCCACACATGCTCCTACAGGATCAATTCTCTCGTCGTAAGACTCAACAGCAACCTTAGCTCTTTCTCCCGGCTCCCTTACAATCTTCTTAATCGTAATCAAACCATCAAAAATCTCAGGCACTTCCGCTTCGAACAACCTTTCCAAAAACACAGGAGAAGTTCTAGACAAGATAACCTTTGGATTACCATTGATCATCTCTACTTTATGAATCACTGCTTTCAACGATTCACCTTTGCGGTATCTATCCTTAGAAATTTGCTCCGACTTCGGCAATGAAAGTTCATTATTATCCGTATCAACAACGATAATCTCTCTGCTCAATATCTGAACTACTTCCGTTACGATAACTTCGCCGACTCTTTCTTTGTATTTTTGAAACAAAAGATCCTTTTCAAGGTCTTTAACTTTCTGCATCAAAGTCTGTCTAGCAGTCATCACAGTTCTACGTCCGAAATCAATAAGCTTAACTTCCTCTGCCACTTCTTCTCCGATCTCAAAATCCGGCTCTATTTTTTTGGCATCGCTCAAGCTAATTTTATCATGATCCCAAATATCCTC
The Aureibacter tunicatorum DNA segment above includes these coding regions:
- the nusA gene encoding transcription termination factor NusA gives rise to the protein MDSSTLIESFAEFAKKKNIDRPTMIRILEDVFKTMIRKKYNYDDNFDVIVNADKGDLEIWRFREIVDDNSEDIWDHDKISLSDAKKIEPDFEIGEEVAEEVKLIDFGRRTVMTARQTLMQKVKDLEKDLLFQKYKERVGEVIVTEVVQILSREIIVVDTDNNELSLPKSEQISKDRYRKGESLKAVIHKVEMINGNPKVILSRTSPVFLERLFEAEVPEIFDGLITIKKIVREPGERAKVAVESYDERIDPVGACVGMKGSRIHSIVRELRNENIDVINFTDNKELYISRALSPAKIVRIEVSEDNERVSVFLKPDQVSLAIGKGGYNIRLASRLMDQEIDVYRDIDELEDEDVVLDEFSDEIDAWIIHELKKVGLDTAKSVLALSLDEIVRRTDLEDETVSEILRILNQEFE